The following are encoded together in the Peromyscus leucopus breed LL Stock chromosome 1, UCI_PerLeu_2.1, whole genome shotgun sequence genome:
- the Itpkc gene encoding inositol-trisphosphate 3-kinase C, producing MRRCPCRGSLSEAEAGALPAGARMGLEALRGGRRRQPGLQRPGPGAGGPTGRSERGGPQAWTEGSSLHSEVERTDLGPVRCPDDPQAESCGDRHAVCEAAGLGAEPEKPSQNQELDGSNLQTHPERNSPGVEMEMAGSWTDGFRRTDPHKSDLQSQPKRASLCIQPGLDESWTGLERLEMWQTLPERDKPWVDHLRTHHSTSKLQTHPDGVCPSPEPRADGPCKESSADGSRTPHDTDGSGTDSQTHGSLIRQSAQTAWKQPGSNGFSTQDTDGAWIQPGIDGPWADSVLGESNGDDPLEEPEPGELVTNLCSHLGCNSLCPVPRLIITPETPEPEAQPVGPPSRIEGGTGGFSSASSFDESEDDLVAGGGGTSDPEDRSGSKPWKKLKTALKYSPFVVSFRKHHYPWVQLSGHAGNFQAGEDGRILKRFCQCEQRSLEQLMGDPLQPFVPAYYGMVHRDGQAFNQMEDLLADFEGPSIMDCKMGSRTYLEEELVKARERPRPRKDMYEKMVAVDPGAPTPEEHAQGAVTKPRYMQWRETLSSTSTLGFRIEGIKKADGTCNTNFKKTQALEQVTKVLEDFVDGDLGILRKYVARLEDLREALENSPFFKTHEVVGSSLLFVHDHTGLAKVWMIDFGKTVALPNHQTLSHRLPWAEGNREDGYLWGLDNLIRLLQGLAQS from the exons ATGAGGCGCTGCCCGTGCCGGGGGAGCCTGAGCGAGGCGGAGGCCGGAGCACTGCCCGCCGGGGCCCGCATGGGGCTGGAGGCGCTGCGAGGTGGGCGGCGGCGACAGCCGGGACTGCAGCGACCTGGGCCGGGAGCGGGTGGCCCGACGGGACGGTCCGAGAGGGGCGGGCCTCAGGCCTGGACTGAGGGGTCCAGCCTGCACTCTGAGGTGGAGAGAACCGACCTCGGGCCTGTGAGGTGTCCGGATGATCCACAGGCAGAATCTTGTGGAGACCGGCACGCGGTGTGCGAAGCAGCTGGCCTAGGAGCAGAGCCGGAGAAGCCCAGCCAAAATCAGGAGCTAGACGGGTCCAACCTCCAGACACATCCAGAAAGGAACAGCCCCGGGGTAGAGATGGAGATGGCCGGTTCCTGGACAGATGGCTTTCGACGAACTGATCCTCATAAATCCGACCTCCAGTCTCAGCCAAAGAGAGCCAGCCTCTGTATCCAACCAGGGCTTGATGAGTCCTGGACCGGACTGGAAAGACTCGAGATGTGGCAGACTCTGCCAGAGAGGGACAAGCCCTGGGTTGATCACCTCCGGACCCACCACAGCACGTCCAAACTCCAAACTCACCCAGACGGAGTCTGCCCCTCACCAGAACCAAGGGCTGATGGCCCCTGCAAAGAATCATCCGCGGATGGTTCCAGGACGCCACATGACACCGACGGCTCCGGGACAGACTCCCAAACTCATGGCTCCCTCATACGGCAGAGTGCTCAGACAGCCTGGAAACAGCCTGGAAGTAATGGTTTTTCAACACAAGACACTGACGGTGCCTGGATTCAACCTGGCATTGATGGTCCCTGGGCTGACAGCGTTTTGGGCGAGTCCAATGGAGATGATCCATTAGAGGAACCAGAGCCTGGGGAGTTGGTGACTAACCTGTGCTCCCACCTGGGGTGCAACTCTCTGTGTCCTGTACCCCGCCTCATCATCACCCCTGAGACTCCTGAGCCTGAGGCCCAACCGGTGGGACCCCCATCCCGGATCGAGGGGGGCACAGGCggcttctcctctgcctcctcttttgaTGAATCTGAGGATGACTTGGTAGCTGGGGGCGGAGGTACCAGCGATCCGGAGGACAGATCTGGA AGCAAGCCCTGGAAGAAGCTGAAGACAGCTCTGAAGTACTCGCCCTTCGTGGTGTCCTTCCGTAAGCACCACTACCCCTGGGTCCAGCTCTCCGGACATGCTG GGAACTTCCAGGCTGGTGAGGATGGTCGGATTCTGAAGCGTTTCTGTCAGTGTGAGCAGCGCAGCTTGGAACAGCTGATGGGAGACCCCCTGCAGCCTTTTGTGCCTGCTTATTACGGCATGGTGCATCGGGATGGCCAGGCCTTCAACCAGATGGAAGATCTCCTGGCTGACTTTGAGGGCCCCTCTATCATGGACTGCAAGATGGGCAGCAG GACCTACCTGGAAGAGGAGCTGGTGAAGGCACGAGAACGGCCCAGGCCCCGGAAAGATATGTATGAGAAGATGGTGGCAGTGGACCCTGGGGCCCCCACTCCCGAGGAGCATGCTCAGGGCGCGGTGACCAAGCCCCGATATATGCAGTGGAGGGAGACCCTGAGCTCAACTTCCACCCTAGGCTTCCGGATAGAAGGCATCAAG AAGGCCGATGGGACCTGCAATACCAACTTCAAGAAGACACAAGCTCTGGAGCAGGTGACAAAGGTGTTGGAAGACTTTGTAGATGGGGACCTTGGGATCCTG AGAAAGTACGTGGCGCGACTGGAGGACCTCCGCGAGGCTCTGGAGAACTCCCCCTTCTTCAAGACCCATGAG